A stretch of Equus przewalskii isolate Varuska chromosome 11, EquPr2, whole genome shotgun sequence DNA encodes these proteins:
- the LOC103562032 gene encoding olfactory receptor 5B3-like codes for MDNRTEVTQFILLGLTNIPELQMPLFILFTLVYLISVVGNLGMVLLILMDSHLHSPMYYFLSNLSLVDLCYSSAVTPTVMAGFVTVDRVISYNACAAQMFFFAVFATVENYLLASMAYDRYAAVCKPLHYTTTMTMSVCARLIIGCYFCGFLNASIHIGDTFHLSFCMSNVVHHFFCDIPAVIALSCSDRHVSELVLIYISSFNIFFALLVIFISYLLIFITILKMQSSSGYQKALSTCASHLTAVSIFYGTVVIMYLQPSSSHSMDTDKMASVFYSMIIPMLNPLVYSLRNKEVKSAFKKVLLQAKLSLGLGML; via the coding sequence ATGGATAACAGGACAGAAGTGACACAGTTCATCCTCCTAGGACTAACCAATATCCCAGAATTGCAGATGCCCCTCTTCATACTGTTCACTCTCGTTTACCTTATCAGTGTGGTTGGAAACCTGGGGATGGTCCTACTAATTCTCATGGACTCTCATCTACACAGTCCTATGTATTATTTTCTCAGTAACCTGTCTCTTGTAGACTTGTGTTACTCTTCAGCTGTCACTCCCACAGTCATGGCTGGGTTTGTTACAGTAGACAGGGTCATCTCCTACAATGCATGTGCTGCTCAGATGTTCTTTTTCGCAGTCTTTGCCACTGTGGAAAATTATCTTTTGGCATCTATGGCTTATGACCGCTATGCAGCAGTGTGTAAACCTCTGCATTACACCACCACCATGACgatgagtgtgtgtgcacgtctGATCATAGGCTGTTATTTCTGTGGTTTCCTGAATGCCTCCATCCACATTGGCGACACattccatctctctttctgtatGTCCAATGTGGTCCAtcactttttctgtgatattCCAGCAGTCATAGCTCTGTCTTGTTCTGATAGGCACGTGAGTGAGCTGGTTCTTATTTATATATCCAGCTTCAACATCTTTTTTGCTCTCCTGGTTATCTTCATATCTTATCTCCTCATATTTATCACCATTCTAAAGATGCAGTCATCTTCAGGATACCAGAAGGCTTTAtccacctgtgcctcccacctcaCTGCAGTCTCCATCTTCTATGGGACAGTTGTCATCATGTACTTACAGCCCAGCTCCAGCCATTCCATGGACACAGACAAAATGGCGTCTGTGTTCTATAGTATGATCATCCCCATGCTTAATCCTCTGgtctacagcctgaggaacaaggaGGTCAAGAGTGCATTCAAGAAGGTTCTGTTGCAGGCAAAATTGTCTCTAGGTTTAGGAATGCTGTAG
- the LOC103562029 gene encoding olfactory receptor 5B12 — protein MENRTEVTEFILLGLTDDPELQIPLFIIFSLIYLITLVGNLGMIKLILLDSHLHTPMYFFLSNLSLVDLGYSSAVTPKVMARFLTGDNIIPYNSCVTQFFFFVAFITVESFLLASMAYDRYAAVCKPLHYTTTMTTSVCTCLVIGPYICGFLNASIHTGNIFRLSFCRSNVVDHFFCDAPPLLTLSCSDNYISEMVILFVVGFNDLFSVLVILISYLFIFITILRMRSSEGCQKAFSTCASHLTAVSIFYGTGIFMYLQPSSSHSMGTDKLASVFYTVVVPMLNPLVYSLRNKEVKSAFKKTVGKAKSSIGLMF, from the coding sequence ATGGAGAACAGAACGGAGGTGACTGAGTTCATTCTTTTGGGGTTAACTGATGACCCAGAACTGCAGATCCCACTCTTCATAATCTTCTCTCTCATCTACCTCATCACTCTGGTTGGGAACCTGGGGATGATCAAGTTGATTCTGTTGGATTCTCAtctccacactcccatgtactttttcctcagtAACCTCTCTCTGGTGGACCTTGGTTATTCCTCAGCTGTCACTCCCAAGGTCATGGCAAGATTCCTCACAGGAGACAATATCATCCCCTATAATTCTTGTGTCACACAATTCTTCTTCTTTGTAGCCTTTATCACTGTAGAGAGTTTCCTCTTGGCCTcaatggcctatgaccgctatgcaGCAGTGTGTAAACCCCTGCATTACACCACCACCATGACAACAAGTGTGTGTACTTGTCTGGTCATAGGCCCCTACATCTGTGGTTTCTTGAATGCTTCCATCCACACTGGGAATATTTTCAGGCTCTCCTTCTGTAGGTCCAATGTGGTTGATCACTTTTTCTGTGATGCTCCTCCTCTTCTGACTCTCTCATGCTCAGACAACTACATCAGTGAAATGGTTATTCTTTTTGTGGTGGGCTTCAATGATCTCTTTTCTGTCCTGGTCATCTTGATCTCCTACCTGTTTATATTTATCACCATCCTGAGGATGCGCTCATCTGAAGGATGCCAGAAGGCCTTTTCCACCTGTGCTTCCCACCTCACTGCGGTCTCCATCTTCTATGGGACAGGCATCTTCATGTACTTACAGCCCAGCTCCAGTCATTCCATGGGCACAGACAAATTGGCATCTGTGTTTTATACTGTGGTCGTCCCCATGCTGAATCCACTGgtctacagcctgaggaacaaaGAAGTCAAGAGCGCCTTTAAAAAGACTGTGGGGAAGGCAAAGTCTTCTATAGGATTAATGTTTTAA
- the LOC103562031 gene encoding LOW QUALITY PROTEIN: olfactory receptor 5B12-like (The sequence of the model RefSeq protein was modified relative to this genomic sequence to represent the inferred CDS: inserted 1 base in 1 codon): METSSEVAEFILMGITDDPELQIPLFIMFTLIYLITLVRNLEMILLILLGSRLHIPMYFFLSSPSLVDFGYSTTVTLKMKAGFLAGNKVISNNACASWMFFLAIFLIVENFLLASVAYDHHAVVCKPLHCTTIMTTKVCPCLVISFYVRGFLEASVHTGDMFSLFFYRFNMVYHLFCDVPPLLTLSCSDNYISEMIIFVLVGINILFSNLVILISSLFIFVTILRMSSFEGXPEAFSTSASHLIAISVFCGTGILMYLQPSSSHSMDTEKIASVFYAIVTPMLNLLIYSLRNKQAKNVFKKAVGKVVSSIGYIYRINNKTFIQLRSI, from the exons ATGGAGACCAGTTCAGAGGTGGCTGAATTCATTCTTATGGGGATAACTGATGACCCAGAACTGCAGATCCCTCTCTTTATAATGTTCACTCTCATCTACCTCATCACTCTAGTTAGGAACTTGGAGATGATCCTGTTGATCCTACTGGGCTCTCGTCTCCACAttcccatgtacttcttcctcagtAGTCCCTCTCTGGTGGACTTTGGTTACTCCACAACTGTTACTCTTAAAATGAAAGCTGGATTCCTTGCAGGCAACAAGGTCATTTCCAACAATGCATGTGCTTCTTGGATGTTCTTTTTAGCAATCTttctcattgtagaaaattttctCTTGGCCTCAGTGGCCTATGACCACCATGCAGTAGTGTGTAAACCACTACATTGTACCACTATCATGACAACAAAGGTGTGTCCATGTCTAGTCATCAGCTTCTATGTCCGTGGTTTCCTAGAGGCCTCTGTTCACACTGGAGACATGTTTAGTCTCTTTTTCTATAGATTTAATATGGTTTATCACTTGTTCTGTGATGTTCCTCCTCTCCTGACTCTCTCTTGCTCAGACAACTACATCAGTGAGATGATTATATTTGTTTTGGTAGGAATCAATATCCTCTTTTCTAACTTGGTCATTTTGATCTCCTCCCTGTTTATATTTGTCACCATCTTGAGGATGTCTTCATTTGAAG TGCCAGAGGCCTTTTCCACCTCTGCTTCCCATCTCATTGCCATCTCTGTCTTCTGTGGAACAGGCATCTTAATGTACTTACAGCCCAGCTCCAGCCATTCCATGGACACAGAAAAAATTGCATCTGTATTCTATGCCATAGTCACTCCCATGCTTAATCTGCTGATCTATAGCTTGAGGAACAAACAGGCCAAGAATGTCTTTAAAAAAGCTGTGGGGAAGGTAGTGTCTTCTATAGGATACATATATAGAATCAACAATAAGACATTCATACAGCTCAGATCCATCTAG